ACGTCTAACGAGGATATATGGCATAAGATTGGATCACAAGAACACATATGTCAAATACAAATCAAGAGCGGGATATCCTCAAACTCAAATAATGGCGCCCAAATGACAAAAGAAGAATGCTACCAAAATATAATCCCAATATTCAGAGTTGGTACGAAACCACTTCCGTTATATGAAGCAATAGTAACGAAGGAACGTGATGACGAAGGGATCACAGTTACCAATGTACAAGGACCTATCCTAAAGTCACAAGATTACCTAGACTGAAGGAGAGAAGTAAGCGGGTTGACCAAACTCGCTTCCACTAACATTCAAATAACAAAAGAGGAATGTTGCAGGGTAGCTTTCTTGAACCAGCAGGAGTTACAGTCGGCCGAAGAGAAAGTCCCCTTTGTATCATCAGAGATCGTCTTGGAGACTGATCCCACCTAGAAAGCTGGTGATAGAGCTATTGCCTAACCCTATAAAAGGAGAACATGATCTCTGGAGTTGAGAGGAGGTTTCAATTACTCACATACAATACTCTCAATGAGTTACCttcgtatcttggtggcgtaaagtacgATACCTTCGTACTACCTTCGGGGAACCGCCAACAAGCATACATTCATCATCATATCCTGTTATATCATCCATTCAGTGATCAGATCTCAATATCCTTGCTCCATCGACAAGGATTGCAAAGAATTGTACAAACACTAGTATTTGTTTTTCGAGGAAAAAAAAAACAATCTCGTATTTCTTCCTTCTAAACTCATATTTTGCATCAAATATCCATTAAAATTTTTGTACATCATGCATTGAAAAATTGTACTTTAAGAATAAATGTAATTCATAAGTTTAGGAGGGTTAAATACGagattttcttaaaaaaaaaaaaaaagaaaaaaaaaaaacaaatgggtGCAAGAGGAAtcgtttaaaaattaaaatttcaaCTAAGGTTGTAAAACAAATTAAAAGTTTGCACAGAAATGAAAGTACGTAACTTCAAAGGGGCTAAACCTGTATAAAATTTAATAGTTTAGGGACTATTCTTACACCAAAAATAAATTCACTAGACATCTTTGAGCGGGAAATATCTAGTCCAGTATTTACATCGATCCCTCAAAAAACCACACACTCACACCCAAACACACACAGTCGCTCGTTCTAGGGTTTCTATATTCACAAAAATGAACGAAAACGGTGATAAATTGCAGCCGGAGCTTGAATCTGCACGAAATGTGCTTCGAAATCGTTGGGAGTTTGCTTCCGTTCTCAATTTCCTTAATGTATGATTAATCGTTAATTttgatttataatttataatttataatttcgtTACTTATAAAGTTTAATTTTTTCTTATTACATCGTGTAGATTGTTGTATATCTATTGATTCTGTTTCATGCTACACCTGTATGTGAATGAGTAGTGTTAAAACTGTTAATttcattttttaataaataaatgttgattAAAACCTAAAAAAAAGTTTGTGCGTTTGGTGCATTAATGTATATAGAGAATAATGACTTCATTATTGAAATGCATCGATGATCTGATTTTTAGGTTGGATGATGAATATTTTGAAATTAGGTGTTACAGGACACATAAAAATTGGTAAGGATGGTTGATTGAAGCCTAAAGGGGTTATTGAAGTTTTGAATGATTTATCGTGCAATCGAGGGCGTATTTATCATTTTATTGCATATTGTGTTACTGTgtgtatgattattataattatttggtGTCCATAAGGTGTGATATGAGTATATTGTGTTTTATACAGGTGTTTGAGCCTGTTATAGAAACTAATCTGAAGTTATCTGCTGAAGAGATTGAGATGGCACTTATTCAACCAAACAAATGTCTCGCTCAGCTTCATATATCACTTTTAaaggtttctatttttttttatagcTTAAGCTTATTACGTTGTTACTCCTTTTGTTATATGTAGCCTCTGTTGTGGTTTTTTTATATTTTGTGCTATGCTTAAGGAAGTCAACCAACAGGTTTGAAACAGGTGTTAGTTTATAAAAGCATGAATCATGCAATTGTTATATTTCTGCGTAAAGATTTATTACTGTTTCTGAATAATAAGCTTTAGATATGACTTATGAGCATCAAAACATCATACTTTGTTTTAATGAGAATATATGTTATATGAATGATGCCATGCTTGTTTGAGTTCATGTATAAATGCATATATGAGAATGGATATTTAGGTAAAAAGAAGATTTGCATATATAACAGATTACTCTAGCACTTGAGGACACATTTATCATTTCAAGTTTTACCCAAATAGTTACCTAATCAAATATACGATTTTTTTAACTTGGGATAGGGAACGATTTAATGGtccattatttatgtaatatttccaTTTGAAGGAATCTTTTCGTTTCTTTAACTAAGTAATAGTTGAATATCATTTGACGAGTCATGCTATTGATGCATACTGCTTAGGTAAGCAACAAGAGCATCAAAATGATTAGTTTTCTTATGTGTATATTTATGTTGAAAGAGGTCATCTGTTACATGCTTGCATGATACCACTTTTGTGTATTTATACCATTTACATCCTAGTTATAGTTTGATGCTTTATCACTTGCAGTAATACAATCGCCTTCAACTGTTTTATTCTTAACCGTCTCTCTTTTCACTTAATTTTCGTCTCGTTGTTCATTTATCACTTTCGGTATTTGATATTTATGATGCAGAAACTGAAACTACTATCACAATTATatctttatatctatatatctatatatgcttTATCTATATATGCTGTTTTTCGTCTCGTTTGTTTGATATTATTGTATGCATTTCATTTCAGTTTTACTGAAGCTAATCCTTGTTGCTCATGTTGATTTCATAATTTGCACTCTATTTTATGTTTCGTTCTCATAATGCTGAATAGGGAATTCCACCTGTACATGCAAAATTAAAGGAACCTGATGCTTGGGTTATGGTGCTCTCTAAGAAGCTTTCCATGTGGTGGCCATGGGTATGTCACTTAATATTTGAATCTTTACAACACAAAAATGTTTTTAGCTTTTACAATATATTAACATCGATATTTATGATTTTTAGGTTGCCGAGGGGGACTTTCCTTTAACTGCAGCTAAAGGGTACTTTATACTTTTATCTTATAAACCTAATACATTTTTGTAGTAATGGTTTGATTAGCAATACGTTTCTTTTTTGTTGTTATGGGGTCATGCAGGGAGGAGATGACAACATACAATGAACTTGATCCTACAATACGTCTTGTAGTTCTTAAAGCACTCTGTGAGATCCGAGCTGATGTACTATATCTGACCCTTATTTTTTCCCTTTATtacagttgatgatgatgatattaatttTAAGTTTGTTAGCTAGTATGCTCTTACTTTGTTTGTCTTAGATATAATAAATACATACCCATTGTAGAAACTTCAATACTTCATTTAGTACCCTTTATCTGTTTACCCATATGGAGCGATTAAGTTCTATATGTATCAATAGTTAGTGCTTGCATTTAAAGAACATATTGGATGTAATGCTATGCTAATAATAAATTCACTTGTGAGTGTTCGTATATCTTGTCTTAGTTGACATCAAATTTTTGTTAGTAGTTAGTTTCATACTCTTTTAGTGCTTGTGTTAAAGTATTGTTACAATGTTGTCTCAAACTAGAGTGTGAACTACTTGGTATCATTAAAACTATACTTTTATTCATGATATCGATATACTCCCAGTATGTTACTCTTGTAACGCGTGCTTGTTTTTTTATTTCAGCAACATGATGTGGTGTCATACATCAATGATGAAATAAAGGTCAAGAAAGACGCTTCTACATTCCAAAAAAGTAATATCGGGGAAGATGGAAAAGGGACCTCATATTGGTAAGATCTAATGCTGCTTTGAATCAAAGCATGATAAATATCATACTTGGCAAACAGGTTGGTTGGGTCGGTTGGGTAGCGGGTcgaaatgagtttgggtcaaaatgTGTCATGGGATCAAATGGGTCAGATTTTTAAAAAGGTCCAAACGGGTCAGGTCTAAATTGGTTGGTTTGCCAGTTATAATTAATATTGATTACTCATGTTACTTTTTGGATCTTGAACAGGTTGGATGGCAATGAAACTCTCGGTTTTAGATTGTTTAAGGAAGTAACCACTTTCCGGAAAAAAGGAACATCGTCAACTATCGGTTGTCAATGGGAAACAGTTGCAACTAATCTAGAAGAGTTTCAGAAAGTTGTGGTAAGTTAGATGAgtgaaatcggtttgtaatttatttttaAAGTTGACCATATACTTTTGAATGAGCCAGTCTAGGTTATATTTATCTCTAACTGGTTAAATGGTTGTCAATCAAAAGTTAGCTTCATACTGAAACTGGCCAAATGGGTTTGAGATGCACTTTTAATGTATAAAGTCTTCTGAATTATTTTATGATTAAAGATGTATTACGGATTTATCAGCGTTGCAAAACTCGGAATCACTCGGCGATTACTCGGTCAAACCTGGTCAAACTCGGTAAAACTCTGCCGGACTCGTCCAAAACTCGTGGTTGCTCAACAAAATCTGTCAATACTCGGCCAAAACTTGGGATTACTTGGAAAAAGTCAGTCAAATTTGGTAAAATtctgtcaaagtcaaacttggtcaacattttGAATACTCCTTGAGTTGAtgagtactccctaaaaagtcccgaccgagtactccccgagtagcgatttttgcaatCTTGGCTTTTATGTAATATAAATCAGTTAAATACTTTACATCATCAAAAATTTTCAGCCGATCCAACCCAGCCTGGTTCATTTCCCACGAAAAAAAACTCATTTTGACTGTAACAGTCCCATTTTTACATTAATCATTTTCAAGCAAGTTTTGTGAATTAGGGGCATATTATACATTTATCTTCTTTCTTATCTTTGGTTGATGGCAGGATGAATACTCATCTAGTAAATCAAAGCTGGAAATTGCTGTTAGTGAAACTGTTTTAAAAGATGCCATTCCTGTTCTTACTAAACTTCATAAGGTTATTTTTCAAAACTGCTTTACTAAAATGCACATGATACAATAAGATATCAGAAATCTGATGTCACTTTTTCGTACCGTTTACAGAAGAGACAAAGGGAATTGCATAAAAAGAACGGAGAGCAGATTATCAATAATTTCTGCAGATCTGGAATTGCACGTTCTTGTCGTATTCGAAAACCTACCAACTACACATTTGGTATGTACAGTTTTCTTTACCATTTATCTTAATAGACAGTTAATTCACTGTATGAAATTTAAACATGTTTTTGAATCATCTGAATTTGGATAAGGTAGTGAATACATGAAACTTTCTTAGTGAGTTTACATACGGTAAAAAAGGTAGGAGATTTACTATTTAGGAAACTTTGAACCTATATATGGTAAAtccaaaaaaaattaatataaaaagaatTTGAAATGATTTTTGCAGATGAATATGACAAAGCTATCAGCGAGGCCATACGAGAAACCAAGTAAGTTGTGTTTATTATTTGCACTTGCTTTTCTTTATGCTTTCGTACTTTAGTCCACCAACTCACTTGAAATATTCttcaaaatttttttaaaaaagtttAAGCTTGGAATCTCACATATTCGTATAGACGTTAAAACTGTAGTTTTTCATGTTTGGCTAATAGGAGAACAAAAACCAGAGATGAACAAATGAGTCAGAAAAATGAAATTGTAGCACGTGAGGATCCAAAGCATGAAATTCAACCCGCGGATGGTGAGACCACTAAAACTGAAGATGTTTCTGAAGATGCCGGTGAAGAAACAGACGAAAACGATAATGGCAAATACGGGTCAGTTCTAAATTCTCATATATTCTAATAACTATAAATTTGATTTAACAAGCATGCATTAAAAGTTGTCTTAGGAACAACAAATTTGACTCATTTTGACCCTTGTATGTTCTTTTAAATGACCCTTTTGAAATGAAACACAACCTAAATTGACCCATTTATAAGAAACTGGGTCAAAATAACCACTTCTAGTAAATATATTACTGTACTAAAAGTTGTGTTAGGAAGTTATAGCCATTTTGACTCAAGACTCTTCTATGTTCCTTTTTATGTTTGAGATGAAACAGAACCCAAGTTGACCAATAAAATGGGTCAAGTCTTGGGAAGTTTCAACAAATGTGACACATTTTGATCCTTGTAGGTCCTTTAAATGACCCTTTTGAAATGAAACACAATCTAAATTGACCCATTTATAAGAAAATGGGTCAAAATAACCACTTGTACTAAATATATTACTGCACTAAAAGTTATGTGAGGAAGTTATAACCATTTCGACTCATTCGACTCTTCTATGTTCTTTTTATTGTTTGAGATGAAACACAACCCAAGTTGACCAAGAAAATGGGTCAATAACCACTTGTATACTAAAAGTTGTGTTAGGAAGTTATAACAATTTTGACTCATTGATTCATTTATAATAAAATGGGTCAGAGTAACCAAATTGTAGTAAATATATCATATACTACTCCACTAAACAGGACTTGTGCATATTTCTTTGATCTGTGTTTCAGGATAATGAAAACTGGATATGAACAACCGATTGAGAAAAAAGAAACTGACGGGTCAACCAAATCCAAATCCGAAAACATCGAGTTTGAAATCGTAGATGATTCTGATGAAGAAACAGATGACAAAAACATAACTGATGAGGTTGCTGCTGACTCTGTTGAAGAAACTGATGAGGACAACAAAGAAAACACAAACAATATCCGCAAAGTAAATCACAGTTTTGTTGCAAAAAGAATAGCAAGCAAAAAGCTTACTGTGATTGGT
This genomic stretch from Rutidosis leptorrhynchoides isolate AG116_Rl617_1_P2 chromosome 11, CSIRO_AGI_Rlap_v1, whole genome shotgun sequence harbors:
- the LOC139876016 gene encoding DDT domain-containing protein DDR4 translates to MNENGDKLQPELESARNVLRNRWEFASVLNFLNVFEPVIETNLKLSAEEIEMALIQPNKCLAQLHISLLKGIPPVHAKLKEPDAWVMVLSKKLSMWWPWVAEGDFPLTAAKGEEMTTYNELDPTIRLVVLKALCEIRADQHDVVSYINDEIKVKKDASTFQKSNIGEDGKGTSYWLDGNETLGFRLFKEVTTFRKKGTSSTIGCQWETVATNLEEFQKVVDEYSSSKSKLEIAVSETVLKDAIPVLTKLHKKRQRELHKKNGEQIINNFCRSGIARSCRIRKPTNYTFDEYDKAISEAIRETKRTKTRDEQMSQKNEIVAREDPKHEIQPADGETTKTEDVSEDAGEETDENDNGKYGIMKTGYEQPIEKKETDGSTKSKSENIEFEIVDDSDEETDDKNITDEVAADSVEETDEDNKENTNNIRKVNHSFVAKRIASKKLTVIGDRSVRQIQNFGTKKQLRQRPNRNTAIESVVVPDSEDEISCEDGDN